The proteins below are encoded in one region of Mus caroli chromosome 10, CAROLI_EIJ_v1.1, whole genome shotgun sequence:
- the LOC110304054 gene encoding olfactory receptor 9K2 — protein MGDRETSNHSDMTDFILVGFRISPELHILLFLLFLLVYAMILLGNLGMMAIIMTDPRLNTPMYFFLGNLSFIDLFYSSVIAPKAMSNFWTESKSISFAGCVAQLFLFALFIVAEGFLLAAMAYDRFIAICNPLLYSVHMSTRLCTQLVAGSYFCGCISSVLQTSMTFTLSFCASRAIDHFYCDXRPXQRXSCXXXXXXKIVSFSLSXIIIXPTXXVIIVSYMYIVSTVLKIRSSEGRKKAFSTCSSHLGVVSVLYGAVFFMYLTPDRFPELSKLASLCYSLVTPMLNPLIYSLRNKDVRDALSKLLEKKKFIL, from the coding sequence ATGGGCGACAGGGAAACAAGCAATCACTCAGATATGACTGACTTCATCCTTGTAGGCTTCAGGATCAGCCCTGAGCTCCATATCCTCCTTTTCCTGCTCTTTCTGCTTGTGTATGCTATGATCCTTCTAGGAAACCTTGGGATGATGGCCATCATTATGACTGATCCTAGGCTGAACACACCAATGTATTTCTTCCTAGGCAACCTCTCCTTCATCGACCTCTTCTACTCATCTGTTATTGCACCGAAGGCTATGAGCAACTTTTGGACAGAGAGCAAGTCCATCTCGTTTGCAGGCTGTGTGGCTCAGCTTTTTCTCTTTGCACTGTTCATTGTGGCTGAAGGATTTCTCCTGGCAGCCATGGCTTATGATCGTTTCATTGCCATCTGCAACCCACTCCTGTATTCTGTTCACATGTCCACACGTCTCTGCACTCAGCTGGTGGCAGGCTCTTATTTTTGTGGCTGTATCAGCTCTGTTCTCCAGACTAGCATGACATTTACTTTATCCTTTTGTGCTTCTCGAGCCATTGACCACTTTTACTGTGATANTCGACCANTTCAGAGANTNTCNTGTNNTNANNTTTTNNTNCANAAAATAGTATCTTTTTCNTTATCNNGCATCATTATCNTACCAACTNTCANAGTCATCATTGTTTCCTACATGTATATTGTGTCCACTGTTCTAAAGATACGATCCtcggagggaaggaagaaagcctTCTCCACTTGCAGCTCTCACCTGGGTGTCGTGAGCGTGCTGTATGGTGCTGTTTTCTTCATGTATCTCACCCCTGACAGATTTCCTGAACTGAGTAAGCTGGCTTCGTTGTGTTATTCCCTAGTCACACCTATGCTGAACCCTCTGATTTACTCTCTGAGAAAcaaagatgttagagatgctTTAAGCAAACTTCTAGAGAAGAAAAAGTTCAttctttaa
- the LOC110303952 gene encoding olfactory receptor 9K2-like: MGDRETRNHSDMTDFILVGFRVSPELHILLFLLFLLVYAMILLGNLGMMAIIMTDPRLNTPMYFFLGNLSFIDLFYSSVIAPKAMSNFWTESKSISFAGCVAQIFLFALFIVAEGFLLAAMAYDRFIAICNPLLYSVHMSTRLCTQLVAGSYFCGCISSVLQTSMTFTLSFCASRAIDHFYCDSRPLQRLSCSDIFIHKIVSFSLSGIIILPTITVIIVSYMYIVSTVLKIRSTEGRKKAFSTCSSHLGVVSVLYGAVFFMYLTPDRFPELSKLASLCYSLVTPMLNPLIYSLRNKDVRDALSKLLEKKKSSGSFFAFYK; the protein is encoded by the coding sequence ATGGGCGACAGGGAAACAAGGAATCACTCAGATATGACTGACTTTATCCTTGTAGGCTTCAGGGTCAGCCCTGAGCTCCATAtcctcctcttcttgctctttctgcttgTGTATGCTATGATCCTTCTAGGAAACCTTGGGATGATGGCCATCATTATGACTGATCCCAGGCTGAACACACCAATGTATTTCTTCCTAGGCAACCTCTCCTTCATCGACCTCTTCTACTCATCTGTTATTGCACCGAAGGCTATGAGCAACTTTTGGACAGAGAGCAAGTCCATCTCGTTTGCAGGCTGTGTGGCCCAGATCTTTCTCTTTGCACTGTTCATTGTGGCTGAAGGATTTCTCCTGGCAGCCATGGCTTATGATCGTTTCATTGCCATCTGCAACCCACTCCTGTATTCTGTTCACATGTCCACACGTCTCTGCACTCAGCTGGTGGCAGGCTCTTATTTTTGTGGCTGCATTAGCTCCGTTCTCCAGACCAGCATGACATTTACTTTATCCTTTTGTGCCTCTCGAGCTATTGACCACTTTTACTGTGATAGTCGACCACTTCAGAGACTCTCCTGTtctgacattttcatacacaaaatagtatctttttctttatctgGCATCATTATCTTACCAACTATCACAGTCATCATTGTTTCCTACATGTATATTGTGTCCACTGTTCTAAAGATACGATCCacggagggaaggaagaaagcctTCTCCACTTGCAGCTCTCACCTTGGTGTCGTGAGTGTGCTGTATGGTGCTGTTTTCTTCATGTATCTCACCCCTGACAGATTTCCTGAACTGAGTAAGCTGGCTTCTTTGTGTTATTCCCTAGTCACACCTATGCTGAACCCTCTGATTTACTCTCTGAGAAAcaaagatgttagagatgctTTAAGCAAACTTCTAGAGAAGAAAAAATCCAGTGGTTCATTTTTCGCATTCTATAAGTAG